TGGAGCCTGCGCGAGCGCGCGCTCTACATCGGAAGGCGCTTCCAGGCCCTCGGGCCCCGCAGCGTCGGCGCGGTCACGCCCGTGCGCACGGGCATGGACGTCGACGCCGCCTTCTACGCGCGCCGCAAGGGCGCGCGCGGGATGGGCGTGATGCTCTCGGCCGAGGGCCTGCACATGCTCGAGGGCCGGCTCGAGACGCTCGAGGAGCTGTGGGACCACGGCTATCGCATGCTCGCGCCCACGCACTTCTTCGACAACGAGGTCGCGGGCTCCGCGCACGGCGAGGAGAAGGGCGGGCTCACGCCGTTCGGCGTGCGCGTCGTCGACCGCATGCAGGAGATCGGCTTCGTGATCGATCTCGCGCACGCGTCGCCGGCCACCATCGACGACGTGCTCGCGCGCGCGAAGTCGCCCGTGATCGTGTCGCACACGGGCGTGCAGGCGACGTGCGCGGGGCCGCGCAACCTGTCGGACGCGCACCTGCGCGCGATCGCCGCGACGGGCGGGCTCGTCGGCATCGGCTTCTTCGAGGGCGCGGTGTGCGACCCGTCGCCCGACGGCATCGCACGTGCGATCCGGCACGCGGCCGACGTCGTCGGCGTCGAGCACGTGGCGCTCGGGTCGGACTGGGACGGCGCGACGAGCGTCGTCGTCGGCCCGGGCGAGCTCGTGTACGTGACGGACGCGCTCCTGCGCGCGGGGTTCTCGGAGGCGGAGGTGCGCGGCGTCATGGGTCGCAACGCGCAGCGCGTGCTGCGCGCGGCGCTGCCGCAGGCGACTCCGGGCGCGCCCGCCGGCGAGCCCGGGCGAAGCTAGGCGCGGCCCTCGCGCAGCGCCGCGTCGATCGCGAGCAGCTGGCCGAGCAGCACGTCGAGCGCCGACAGGTCGAGCTGGCACGGGCCGTCGCACGGCGCGGCCGTCGGGTCGGGATGCGCCTCGAGGAAGACCGCGTCGACGCCCGCCGCGACGGCCGCGCGCGCGAGCGGCGGCACGAAGCGCCGGTCGCCGCCCGACACGCCCGTTCCCGCGTTCGGGAGCTGCGCGGCGTGCGTCGCGTCGAAGCACACCGGGGCGTGCTCGCGCATCTGCGCGAGCGCGCGCATGTCGACGACGAGGTCGTCGTACCCGAACGAGGTGCCTCGCTCGGTCAGCATCACGCCGCCGCGGCCCCACGCCCGGATCTTCTCGACGATGTAGGGCACGTCGCGCGGCCCGAGGAACTGCCCCTTCTTCACGTTGAGGGGCAGGTCGGTCGCCGCGCACGCCTTGATCAGGTCGGTCTGGCGGCAGAGGAAGGCCGGGATCTGGAGGCAGTCGACGACCGCGGCGAGCGGCTTGGCCTGGTGCGGCTCGTGGACGTC
This genomic interval from Myxococcota bacterium contains the following:
- the kdsA gene encoding 3-deoxy-8-phosphooctulonate synthase, coding for MLHIGPVRIGGGAPLALIAGLNVLESSRDAIEFALALQALAERRAIPLVFKASWDKANRTSHASYRGPGLDEGIEILRDVKRATDLPLLTDVHEPHQAKPLAAVVDCLQIPAFLCRQTDLIKACAATDLPLNVKKGQFLGPRDVPYIVEKIRAWGRGGVMLTERGTSFGYDDLVVDMRALAQMREHAPVCFDATHAAQLPNAGTGVSGGDRRFVPPLARAAVAAGVDAVFLEAHPDPTAAPCDGPCQLDLSALDVLLGQLLAIDAALREGRA
- a CDS encoding membrane dipeptidase, which produces MRRFAPLTALVVVLAGVVATVLVVAPERIEAGLNQKLEVDLPEPSEAARALHERLWIADLHDDLLLWGRDPLVRSSRGHTDVPRLVDARVALQVLGAVTKTPSGLNFESNSADAFDMITALAIVQRWPPATWWSLRERALYIGRRFQALGPRSVGAVTPVRTGMDVDAAFYARRKGARGMGVMLSAEGLHMLEGRLETLEELWDHGYRMLAPTHFFDNEVAGSAHGEEKGGLTPFGVRVVDRMQEIGFVIDLAHASPATIDDVLARAKSPVIVSHTGVQATCAGPRNLSDAHLRAIAATGGLVGIGFFEGAVCDPSPDGIARAIRHAADVVGVEHVALGSDWDGATSVVVGPGELVYVTDALLRAGFSEAEVRGVMGRNAQRVLRAALPQATPGAPAGEPGRS